A region of Labeo rohita strain BAU-BD-2019 chromosome 2, IGBB_LRoh.1.0, whole genome shotgun sequence DNA encodes the following proteins:
- the sec22ba gene encoding vesicle-trafficking protein SEC22b-A, translating into MVLLTMIVRVADSLPLAASMQEDEQSGRDLQKYQSQAKQLCRKLNDQSPARCTLEAGAMAFHYVIEKGVCYLALCEAGFPKKLAFAYLEDLEGEFSEQYGTKVPSVSRPYSFIEFDTYIQKTKKSYIDSRARRNLGSINTELHDVQRIMVANIEEVLQRGEALSALDSKASNLSSLSKKYRSDAKYLNTRSTYAKVAAGAVILITLIVYVRFWWL; encoded by the exons ATGGTGTTGCTGACGATGATCGTTCGTGTCGCCGACAGTCTGCCACTTGCTGCATCTATGCAAGAAGACGAGCAG TCTGGGCGAGACTTACAGAAGTATCAGAGTCAAGCCAAGCAGCTTTGCCGAAAACTGAACGATCAGAGTCCTGCACGGTGCACTTTAGAGGCAGGAGCCATGGCCTTTCA ctacgTCATTGAGAAAGGAGTGTGTTACTTGGCCTTATGTGAAGCTGGATTCCCCAAGAAACTGGCGTTTGCTTATCTGGAGGATCTGGAGGGAGAATTCAGTGAGCAGTATGGGACAAAGGTCCCTTCAGTGTCACGGCCATACTCTTTTATCGAATTTG ACACATACATTCAGAAAACCAAAAAGTCTTACATCGACAGCAGAGCACGAAGAAATCTGGGCAGCATCAATACAGAGTTACACGATGTGCAAAGGATCATGGTTGCTAATATAGAGGAAGTGCTCCAGCGTGGAGAAGCGTTATCTG CCTTGGattcaaaagcaagtaatctgTCCAGCCTGTCAAAGAAGTACCGCAGCGATGCTAAGTATCTCAACACACGGTCCACCTACGCTAAAGTCGCTGCCGGCGCTGTGATTTTAATCACACTCATTGTTTATGTGCGTTTCTGGTGGCTGTAA
- the imp3 gene encoding U3 small nucleolar ribonucleoprotein protein IMP3 → MVRKLKYHEQKLLKKVDFINWEVDNNLHEVKVLRKYHIEKREDYTKYNKLSRNIRELAQKIRDLDEKDGFRAQSTALFLEKLYSVGLIPTKQNLSLANEVCASAFCRRRLPTIMLKLRMAQSLKTATTFIEQGHIRVGPEIVTDPAFLVTRSMEDFVTWVDSSKIKQHVMNYNEERDDFDLTV, encoded by the exons ATGGTTCGTAAATTGAAATACCACGAGCAGAAGCTCTTGAAGAAAGTAGATTTTATTAACTGGGAGGTTGACAACAATTTACACGAGGTTAAAGTGTTGAGAAAATACCATATTGAGAAGAGGGAAGATTACACCAA ATACAACAAACTTAGTCGAAATATCAGAGAATTGGCACAGAAAATACGCGACTTGGACGAAAAGGATGGTTTCAGAGCTCAAAGTACAGCTCTTTTCTTGGAAAAACT ttacagTGTCGGTTTGATCCCCACCAAACAGAACCTCTCCCTTGCGAATGAAGTCTGTGCGTCTGCATTCTGCAG GAGACGGCTTCCCACAATCATGCTGAAACTACGTATGGCTCAGAGCCTAAAGACTGCCACAACCTTCATTGAGCAGGGCC ATATTCGTGTTGGGCCTGAGATTGTCACCGATCCTGCTTTTCTTGTAACAAG GAGTATGGAAGACTTTGTCACATGGGTGGATTCATCGAAGATCAAACAACATGTCATGAACTACAATGAGGAG cGAGATGACTTTGACCTCACGGTCTAA